The Corythoichthys intestinalis isolate RoL2023-P3 unplaced genomic scaffold, ASM3026506v1 HiC_scaffold_26, whole genome shotgun sequence region ATTGTTTTCCCCATGTAATTGATGAAAATGGCAACAAGTGATGACAATCTGTTAGTTCATGTGATTGGTGTTACCAGTCATGATGCAGATCGCCACATTGTTGAATCGCTGAAAGATTTTGGCCCTGTTGCTAGAATACAGAGAACTCGAGACACACGGCAGTTAGATGGGGATACAGTCATCGTCGAATTTGAGTCAGGAGCCAATGTAATGCCACTTCTTCCCATGGTAGTTTCAAATGCTAATAACCCAGGAATAAAATGGCAAGTAACTCACCCTCCGACATCTAACTTAGTTACTGAACAGATTAGCTCACCCTTTGTCTCCAGTGATAGTAGTGACtctgaaaatgattgtaattCCGACAATAGCACCACTCCTCTGGTGTGCCGAAGAAAGAAAACAGTTGAAGATGAGTGTTTACAGTCACTTCCAACTAAAATGACacccaaacaaaatgaaactggtGCATATAAAAAGAACCGTAAAATGCTCCACAGCCAAGAAATGCCAGAATTGAGCAACGATGTGATAAACCCACCTGAAATTCAGCGTGTCATAGTGGAGCATGTGATTAAAAGTCAACCCAGTAACTCCAAATGGATGAGGACGTTCTCAGGTAGAATACCCAAACCCCCAGGTGAAGCAGATTATGAGACATGGTCTTTACATGCTGAGTTGATGTTCAATGATGACAGCCTTTCAGTTGATGTTCAACGGCGAAAAATCTTGGAGAGTCTGCTTCCCCCAGCTTCAGATGTCGTAAGGCAGCTTGGTACGTCTGCACATCCCAAAATTTATGTTCAGCTACTTGACTCAGCATATGGACTTGTTGAGGATGGCGAGGAAGTGTTTGCCAAGTTTTTGAACACTAATCAGAATGCAGGTGAGAAGGCATCTGATTATCTTCAGAGACTGCAGAGTCTCCTGTACACTGCTGTGAAGAGAGGTGGTGCAAAAGAGGCAAATGCTGACCGACACTTATTAAAGCAGTTTAAACGTGGCTGTTGGGACCACAGT contains the following coding sequences:
- the LOC130911309 gene encoding zinc finger CCHC domain-containing protein 12-like, whose amino-acid sequence is MKMATSDDNLLVHVIGVTSHDADRHIVESLKDFGPVARIQRTRDTRQLDGDTVIVEFESGANVMPLLPMVVSNANNPGIKWQVTHPPTSNLVTEQISSPFVSSDSSDSENDCNSDNSTTPLVCRRKKTVEDECLQSLPTKMTPKQNETGAYKKNRKMLHSQEMPELSNDVINPPEIQRVIVEHVIKSQPSNSKWMRTFSGRIPKPPGEADYETWSLHAELMFNDDSLSVDVQRRKILESLLPPASDVVRQLGTSAHPKIYVQLLDSAYGLVEDGEEVFAKFLNTNQNAGEKASDYLQRLQSLLYTAVKRGGAKEANADRHLLKQFKRGCWDHSLVLQLELKNEIPPNFAELLLQIRTEEDRRASKNDRMQRHLGATETKPFMNVHCVPETSSFDNNVSLLQSYITETESLRSQVAQIQMQLHRQKHKQEKENESKANTASNSPSTTLVEVQAHRVRPQNALTTRPQPKAWFCFKCGEDGHIARNCDKPVNKALVDQKYAELKIKQDDWKAKQSLNWTRFQ